Below is a genomic region from Enterobacter hormaechei subsp. xiangfangensis.
GGAGCTTTATGCCAGGCACCTATCAGGGGGCGGAAGCCGGTGCTAATTTTGACTACGGCGATGCGGGGGCGTTGAGCTTCTCCTATATGTGGACCAACGAGTACAAAGCGCCGTGGCACATTGAGATGGACAAGTTCTATCAGAACGATAAAAAAACCAAAGTTGATTATCTCCACTCGCTGGGAGCGAAGTACGACTTTAAAAACGATCTGGTGCTGGAAGCTGCATTTGGTCAGGCTGAAGGCTATATCGATCAGTACTTTGCTAAAGCCAGCTACAAATTTGATATCGCGGGTAGCCCGCTGAGCACCAGCTATCAGTTCTACGGTACGCGCGACAAGGTCAGTGATGGCAGCGTAAATGATATCTATGACGGCACCGCGTGGTTACAGGCGCTGACCTTCGGCTACAAGGTAGGTCAGGTTGATTTGCGTCTGGAGGGAACATGGGTCAAGGCAGAAGGGCAGCAGGGTTACTTCCTGCAACGTATGACGCCTACCTACGCCTCCTCTAACGGTCGTCTGGATATCTGGTGGGATAACCGCTCTGACTTTAACGCCGACGGCGAAAAGGCGGTCTTCTTCGGGGCAATGTATGACCTGAAAAACTGGAACCTGCCCGGCTGGGCAGTGGGAGCATCCTACGCGTACGCCTGGGATGCGAAGCCCGGGGATATGGCAACGCCAGACGCGTACTACGATCCGAACTACCGTCTGAAAGAGTCTTCATACAGTCTGGATGCGATTTATACCCTTCAGGAGGGCCGTGCGAAAGGCACGATGTTCAAACTGCACTTCACCCAGTATGACAACCACTCCGATATCCCGAGCTACGCGGGCGGCTACGGCAACATCTTCCAGGATGAACGTGACGTGAAATTCATGGTCATTGCGCCATTTACCATCTTCTGAGGAATGCTGCGGCGGGCGGTGTCCCGCCGTTATGGAGACTGAACATGATGAATAAAAGGGTAATCGTTGCGTTGCTGACCTTCGGGCTGGTGGCATGCGCGCAGGATCAGGTGCCGAAAGAGGACTCCCGTCTGAAAGAGGCCTACAGCGCGTGCATCAATACCGCACAGGGTTCACCTGAGAAGATTGAGGCCTGTCAAAGCGTGCTGAACGTGCTGAAAAAAGACAAAGCCCATGAGCAATTCGCCACGCAGGAAAACGTTCGCGTAATGGATTACCAGGCCTGTATTCAGGCGCGTAAAACCGGTAACGATCAGGAAGTGGCGAAGCGTTGCGATAAGATCTGGAACGAGATACGCAATAACAATAAATAAGTTGCTTTACGCCCGGTGGCGCAGCGTCACCGGGCTTTTTTCAGGCAAAAAAAAGCCAACCTCACGGCTGGCTCAGAGTATGAACACTCACTTATTTTGCGTCGTGCGCATGTTCATTTTCGCGGCAATCACCTTCAGCACAGTGACCGTACAGGTACAGGCTGTGGTTGGTCAGGCGGATGCCATGACGGGCGGCGATTTCACGCTGGCGCGATTCAATGGAATCATCGCTAAATTCAATGACCTTGCCACAGTCGAGGCAGATCAGGTGATCGTGGTGGTGCTGCTGAGTCAGCTCGAACACGGATTTACCGCCTTCGAAATTATGACGAGTAACAATGCCCGCGTCATCAAACTGGTTCAGCACACGATAGACGGTTGCCAGCCCAATCTCTTCACCCATATCGATAAGACGCTTATAAAGGTCTTCCGCACTGACATGGTGATTGTCTGGCCCCTGAAGCACTTCAAGGATTTTTAACCGAGGAAGCGTTACTTTCAGGCCAGCTTTCTTTAATGCGGTATTGTTGTCAGTCATGCGGAATCTGTCCTGTTGCTAAACGATTCACTTCAAAAGAAGAAGTGACAGAAAATGCACTTGGGATAATGCGTCTCATTATAGAACTGCCATGGCTAAATGAAAACTGCAAGTCTCAAGCAAAGTATGCTTATAAAAACGTGGTATCACCAACAAACTTGTTCGATGGCACCCACTTTTTACCAGGGGGATATTGTACAGGTCTGGGCGAAAAAGTTAAAAGTTTGTAGCAATTAATTTAATCGGTTTTACCTGGAAAACGGGCGCAACCGGAGTTGCGCCGCAGGGATATCAGGCGTTAAGGATATCGTCCAGGTTCAGCTCTTCACGAACCTGCTTAACCCATTTTTCTACACGCTCAGCGGTCAGCTCTGGCTGACGGTCTTCATCAATGGCCAGGCCAACGAAGTGATCGTCATCTGCCAGACCTTTGGAAGCTTCGAAATGGTAACCCGCCGTTGGCCAGTGACCGACGATCGCCGCACCGCGTGGCTCAATGATGTCGCGAATAGTGCCCAGCGCATCACAGAAATACTCAGCATAGTCTTCCTGATCGCCACAGCCAAACAGGGCAACCAGCTTGCCGTTGAAGTCTACTTCTTCCAGCGTCGGGAAGAAATCGTCCCAGTCACACTGTGCTTCACCGTAGTACCAGGTGGGGATGCCCAGCAGCAGGATGTCATAGCCCTCGAGATCTTCTTTGCTGCTCTTGGCGATGTCATGCACATCAGCAACGTCTTTACCGAGCTGTTTTTGAATGTTTTTTGCGATATTTTCAGTATTGCCGGTATCACTGCCAAAGAAAATGCCGATGATTGCCATGAGTAAAATAACCTCTTGAAACTTAATGGTATGGTGGCGCAAATTGTCCACGGATAAGGGCAATAATAGCAGAACAGGCAACCCTGCGGAAACAGCTATCACGCAGGACTGCACTCTGTGCTACATGAAAAAGGTAATATTGGGGATTTTCTGACTCACGCCTTGCCGCGTAACGTCTCAAGCTGGGCGATCAGCATCTCTTCGATCAGTTCGCTGCGGCTGATGTTGCGCGCGTCAGCTAACTCGTTAAGCGCATCGACGGCATCGGCATTCAGCTTCAGTTCGACACGCTTAAGCCCACGATTTTTATCGCGTTTAAGCTGGTTGCGTTTATTGATACGCAGCTGTTCATCGCGCGAAAGCGGATTCGTTTTCGGTCGTCCCGGTCGACGCTCATTCGCGAACAGATCTAGTGTCGTACGGTCCGTTTGTTCTTTGGCCATGATTCTGAGACTTCGGGGGAAACACGCCGCCCTGCTAATGCCCGGGCGATAAGCGCGCCATCATACATCACCCAAATCCACACGCCAACGACTGGAAGCCCGTCGTCTTCCGGTCGCTGGCTTTTTAATCAATTCGCTGTATCAGTAAGATAGCGGCGAATGGCGCGCAGGACGGCATCCGGTTTTTCCGCGTGGACCCAGTGCCCGGCACCCGCAATGACGTGAGCGCGAGCCTGCGGGAATTGCGCCAGCAGCGCGTCACGGTACGCGTCAGTGACGTAAGGGGAGTTGCCGCCGCGAATAAAAAGGGTAGGGTGCGGCCAGGCGGGGACGGCTTCCCAGCCCACAATATGCGAATACTGATCCCACAGCACCGGGACGTTAAAGCGCCATTGCCCGTCAACAAACGATTTCAGCAGGAACTGGACCACGCCTTCTTCATCAAGATGCTCGCGCATAACGGCAGCCGCCTGTTGGCGGGTTGCGACACCCGCTTCGGTGACCGCATTGATGGCGGCAAAAATCTCATCGTGACGGCGAACGTCGTAATTGACGGGCGCAACGTCGATGACCACCAGCCCGGAAATTCGCTCAGGTGCCAGCGCAGTGAGCGCCATCACCGCTTTACCGCCCATTGAATGCCCGATAAGCGTCGCTTTCTGAATATTATTCGCATCGAGGGTGTCCCGCAGATCCTGCGCCATGGCTGCGTAGGTCATCTCCTCCGAGCGCCCTGAAAGACCGTGATTGCGCATATCAACCTGGAGGATCTCGTGATCGGTCACTAAATCGCGCGCCAGCACACCCAGATTATCCAGGCTACCAAACAGGCCGTGAACCAGTACGATGGGAGAATTATTGTTCGGCGATTGTGCAGTTTGCGCTCGGGTATTCAATTTCATGGCAAAGTTCTTTTTTTAGGTTTGTCAGGTTAGGGTATCATGTTGACCATTCTGCCGCCCGGGGGCAAGGATCCAGTTTAATCTGACTTTTGCCGCCAACCTGGTTTGACGCTATCCGCTGTTGGGATTTGACCTTATAATCTCAACGACTTGTATTCAGATAAGATATCGCACTGGATTAAGATGAAAACAATCGAAGTTGATGACGAACTCTATCAGTATATTGCCAGCCAGACGCGGCATATTGGGGAGAGCGCGTCCGACATTTTACGGCGCATGCTTAAAATTTCCGCCGCCTCACAGCCCACTCCTGTCACTAAAGATGTCGTGTCTCAGCCGAGCGTTGTTGCACAAGTAAAACCTGCCGTCATGCCGGCAAAGGACAAAGTGCGCGCGATGCGCGAGCTGCTGCTGTCCGATGAATATGCCGAGCAGAAAAAGGCCGTTAACCGCTTTATGCTGGTGCTGTCTACACTTTACTCACTGGATAACAACGCATTTGCAGAAGCGACAGAGTCGCTGCACGGTCGCACGCGCGTTTATTTCGCAGGCGACGAGCAGACCTTGCTGCAAAATGGCAACCAAACCAAACCCAAACACGTTCCCGGTACGCCATACTGGGTGATCACCAATACCAATACGGGCCGCAAGTGCAGCATGATCGAACATATCATGCAGTCCATGCAGTTCCCGGCGGAATTGATCGAAAAGGTTTGCGGTACAATTTAACCCTTGCATCAGAAGGACCAGGCAATGGCAAATCACAGCCGTGCAGGACAACCTGCGCAACAACGCGATTTGATTAACGTCGCTCAACTGACCGCGCAGTACTACGTGCTGAAACCGGTGGTGGGCAACGCAGAACACGCAGTGAAGTTTGGTACATCTGGCCACCGCGGCAGCGCGGCGCGCCACAGCTTTAACGAACCGCACATTCTGGCCATTGCTCAGGCCATCGCGGAAGAGCGCGCCAAAAATGGCGTCACCGGTCCGTGCTATGTAGGGAAAGATACCCACGCCCTGTCTGAACCTGCTTTTATCTCCGTGCTGGAAGTGCTGGCGGCGAACGGCGTAGACGTGATTGTTCAGGAGAACAACGGTTTCACGCCAACGCCTGCGGTGTCTAACGCTATTCTGGTACACAACAAAAAAGGTGGCGCGCAGGCTGACGGCATTGTGATCACCCCGTCCCACAACCCACCGGAAGATGGCGGCATCAAGTACAACCCACCAAACGGTGGCCCGGCGGATACCAACGTCACGAAAGTGGTGGAAGATCGCGCCAACGCGTTACTGGCTAACGGTCTGAACGGCGTGAAGCGTATCTCACTGGATGAAGCCATGGCCTCCGGCCACGTGAAAGAGCAGGATCTGGTTCAGCCGTTCGTGGAAGGGCTGGCGGATATCGTCGATATGGCCGCTATCCAGAAAGCCGGTCTGAAGCTGGGCGTGGATCCACTGGGCGGCTCCGGTATTGAATACTGGAAACGCATTGCCGAGCACTACAAGCTGGATCTGACCATCGTGAACGATCACGTCGATCAGACCTTCCGCTTTATGCACCTGGACAAAGACGGCGCGATCCGTATGGACTGCTCCTCCGAATGCGCAATGGCTGGCCTGCTGGCGCTGCGCGACAAGTTCGATCTGGCGTTTGCTAACGACCCGGACTACGACCGTCACGGTATCGTCACCCCGGCTGGGCTGATGAACCCGAACCACTACCTGGCTGTGGCCATTAATTATCTCTTCCAGCACCGTCCGCAGTGGGGCAAAGAGGTCGCGGTGGGTAAAACGCTGGTCTCTTCCGCCATGATTGACCGTGTGGTCGATGCGCTGGGCCGCAAGCTGGTGGAAGTGCCGGTGGGCTTCAAGTGGTTTGTTGACGGTCTGCACGACGGCAGCTTCGGCTTTGGCGGTGAAGAGAGCGCGGGGGCATCCTTCCTGCGCTTCGACGGCACCCCATGGTCAACCGATAAAGACGGCATCATCATGTGCCTGCTGGCGGCGGAAATCACCGCGGTCACCGGTAAGAACCCGCAGGAACATTACAACGAGCTGGCGGAACGTTTTGGTGCGCCAAGCTATAACCGTATCCAGGCTGGCGCCACGTCTGCGCAAAAAGCAGCTCTGTCAAAACTCTCTCCGGAGATGGTCAGCGCCAGCACCCTGGCAGGTGACCCGATCACCGCGCGTCTGACGGCGGCACCGGGTAACGGCGCATCCATCGGCGGCCTGAAGGTGATGACCGAAAACGGCTGGTTCGCCGCGCGTCCATCCGGTACGGAAGATGCGTACAAAATCTATTGCGAAAGCTTCCTCGGCGCTGAGCATCGTCAGCAGATTGAGAAAGAAGCGGTAGAGATTGTCAGCGAAGTGCTGAAAAACGCGTAAGTGGTGTTTGGTGCGGGCTGATGCCCTCACCCCGGCCCTCTCGCACGGGGAGAGAGAGAAAACACTAAAAACGGCAACCTCAGGGTTGCCGTTTTGCTTTTACCTAACTGTGCTTGTTCTTCAATTCAAATCTCGGCGACACCAGACCGTACAGCGTCCAGCCCATAAAGGTCACCATCGCACCATACAGCATCGCTTCCTGGCCGGAGGAATAGAGCGCATAGAAGCTGTAAATTGCGCCAATCAGCGCCACAATATTGGCCGCACGGGCTTTGCGCGGATCAACCTTCGCCACCTTCTGAATAATCACCAGCGCCGCCATCGACAAAATGTACGGAATGATGTTCGTCACCACCGCCAGGTTGACCAGCACGTTAAACTGGCTGTTCAGTGACGGGCTGATGGTCATCAGCGACAAACCACTCTGGAAGATGACAATCGCCAGCATCCCTTGCACTGGCGCATCCGCTTTGGTCACGCGGGAGAAGATTTTCGGGAAATAGCCTTCGTCAGCCGAGGATTTAAACACCTGAGCGATGGTGAACTGCCAGCCCAGCAGCGAGCCGCAGCAGGACATCACCATCAGTCCCATGATCACTTTCCCTACCTCCGGCGTAAACATCTGCGCAAACGCCAGCCCGAACGGCGCCGTGGAGTTGGCCAGATCCATGTTGGGCACAATTCCCGCAATCACGTTGGTCGAGACGATATAGATCACCGCCGCCCCCAGCGTCCCGCCGAGTACCGCGATCGGCACATTTTTCTCCGGGTTTTCCACCACTTCCGCATTCGCACAGGCTGACTCCAGCCCGAGGAAGGCCCATAGCGTCATGGCGATGGACGATCCCACGGCAGTGAAGAACGGTACGTGATGCGGATTCCAGGAGTTGGCGTACAGGGTCGGGCTGAACCAGAACCAGCCGATGATGCACAGGCCGACAACCGGGATAATCACGCCCCAGACGGTAATGCTGCTAAGTTGTCCGGTGATGCGCGCGCCGCCAAAGTTGGCGACGGTACAGATCCACAGCACGCCGATGGTTGCCAGCCCAATCTGCACCGGGGTCAGCGTCGCCCCAAACAGCTCCGTGCCGTAACCGACAGCGGAAATGGCAATCGCCACGTTGGCGATCAGCAGCGACACGCCGTAGGTATAGTTCGCCATAAAGTTACCGGACTTACCGAACGCATATTCGGCATAGCCACCCATCTCGCCGGACTTGCGGCTGAACATTCCGCACTTGGCAAAGGCCCATGCCAGCGCCATCGAACCCATGGCGGTAACAAGCCAGGAGATAATCGAAATCGTCCCCACTTCAGCGAGCTTGGTGGGCAGCATGATGATCCCCGAACCCATCATATTCACCATGGTGAGAATAGTGAGTTGCACCACGCCCATCTTGTTGGCCTTACTCATAATTTTTCTCCTTTCAGCAGCGATGGCTGAGCGGCAGGTTGTTTGATGACGTAGCAGCGCACCTGTTTGCGACCGTCACACTCCTCGACGTAAACCCCCTGTAACTCCGGCGCAAAGCCCGGCAGCAGATTGATCCCGTCTTCCAGCGCGGCGAAGTAGCGCAGCACGGAACCGCCCCAGACTTCCCCCGGAACCACGCACAACACCCCCGGTGGGTAAGGCAGCGCGCCTTCCGCGGCGATACGGCCTTCCGCGTCGCGCAGGGACACCAGCTCGACCTCACCGCGCAGATAGGCATAGTTCGCCTCCTGCGGGTTCATCATGACGCGCGGGAAGTGAGACCTGCGGAACATCTCTTTTTGCAGCTGCTTCACGTTATGGCGGGCATAGAGGTCGTGCATCTCCTGACAAATCTGACGCAGGGTATAATCCGCATAACGTTCCGGATGTTGCTTATAAAGAGAGGGCAGAACCTCTTTCAGCGGCACATCGCTCTGGAGCAGTTTTTCGAAGCGCACCAGTTGGGCGACGAGCTGCTGCAATTTGCCCATGTCCTCCGCCGGGGTGAGCAGGAAGAGAAT
It encodes:
- the chiP gene encoding chitoporin ChiP; amino-acid sequence: MRTFSGKRSALALAIAGVTAMSGLVVAPEAKAAGFIEDSTLTGGIYYWQRERDRKDVTEDKYKTNLSHSTWNANLDFQSGYAADMFGIDIAAFTAIEMAENGDSGHPNEIAFSSSNKAYDEDWSGDKSGISLYKAAAKFKYGPVWARGGYIQPTGQTLLAPHWSFMPGTYQGAEAGANFDYGDAGALSFSYMWTNEYKAPWHIEMDKFYQNDKKTKVDYLHSLGAKYDFKNDLVLEAAFGQAEGYIDQYFAKASYKFDIAGSPLSTSYQFYGTRDKVSDGSVNDIYDGTAWLQALTFGYKVGQVDLRLEGTWVKAEGQQGYFLQRMTPTYASSNGRLDIWWDNRSDFNADGEKAVFFGAMYDLKNWNLPGWAVGASYAYAWDAKPGDMATPDAYYDPNYRLKESSYSLDAIYTLQEGRAKGTMFKLHFTQYDNHSDIPSYAGGYGNIFQDERDVKFMVIAPFTIF
- the chiQ gene encoding ChiQ/YbfN family lipoprotein, which codes for MNKRVIVALLTFGLVACAQDQVPKEDSRLKEAYSACINTAQGSPEKIEACQSVLNVLKKDKAHEQFATQENVRVMDYQACIQARKTGNDQEVAKRCDKIWNEIRNNNK
- the fur gene encoding ferric iron uptake transcriptional regulator encodes the protein MTDNNTALKKAGLKVTLPRLKILEVLQGPDNHHVSAEDLYKRLIDMGEEIGLATVYRVLNQFDDAGIVTRHNFEGGKSVFELTQQHHHDHLICLDCGKVIEFSDDSIESRQREIAARHGIRLTNHSLYLYGHCAEGDCRENEHAHDAK
- the fldA gene encoding flavodoxin FldA, which codes for MAIIGIFFGSDTGNTENIAKNIQKQLGKDVADVHDIAKSSKEDLEGYDILLLGIPTWYYGEAQCDWDDFFPTLEEVDFNGKLVALFGCGDQEDYAEYFCDALGTIRDIIEPRGAAIVGHWPTAGYHFEASKGLADDDHFVGLAIDEDRQPELTAERVEKWVKQVREELNLDDILNA
- the ybfE gene encoding LexA regulated protein yields the protein MAKEQTDRTTLDLFANERRPGRPKTNPLSRDEQLRINKRNQLKRDKNRGLKRVELKLNADAVDALNELADARNISRSELIEEMLIAQLETLRGKA
- the ybfF gene encoding esterase; translation: MKLNTRAQTAQSPNNNSPIVLVHGLFGSLDNLGVLARDLVTDHEILQVDMRNHGLSGRSEEMTYAAMAQDLRDTLDANNIQKATLIGHSMGGKAVMALTALAPERISGLVVIDVAPVNYDVRRHDEIFAAINAVTEAGVATRQQAAAVMREHLDEEGVVQFLLKSFVDGQWRFNVPVLWDQYSHIVGWEAVPAWPHPTLFIRGGNSPYVTDAYRDALLAQFPQARAHVIAGAGHWVHAEKPDAVLRAIRRYLTDTAN
- the seqA gene encoding replication initiation negative regulator SeqA, giving the protein MKTIEVDDELYQYIASQTRHIGESASDILRRMLKISAASQPTPVTKDVVSQPSVVAQVKPAVMPAKDKVRAMRELLLSDEYAEQKKAVNRFMLVLSTLYSLDNNAFAEATESLHGRTRVYFAGDEQTLLQNGNQTKPKHVPGTPYWVITNTNTGRKCSMIEHIMQSMQFPAELIEKVCGTI
- the pgm gene encoding phosphoglucomutase (alpha-D-glucose-1,6-bisphosphate-dependent), which produces MANHSRAGQPAQQRDLINVAQLTAQYYVLKPVVGNAEHAVKFGTSGHRGSAARHSFNEPHILAIAQAIAEERAKNGVTGPCYVGKDTHALSEPAFISVLEVLAANGVDVIVQENNGFTPTPAVSNAILVHNKKGGAQADGIVITPSHNPPEDGGIKYNPPNGGPADTNVTKVVEDRANALLANGLNGVKRISLDEAMASGHVKEQDLVQPFVEGLADIVDMAAIQKAGLKLGVDPLGGSGIEYWKRIAEHYKLDLTIVNDHVDQTFRFMHLDKDGAIRMDCSSECAMAGLLALRDKFDLAFANDPDYDRHGIVTPAGLMNPNHYLAVAINYLFQHRPQWGKEVAVGKTLVSSAMIDRVVDALGRKLVEVPVGFKWFVDGLHDGSFGFGGEESAGASFLRFDGTPWSTDKDGIIMCLLAAEITAVTGKNPQEHYNELAERFGAPSYNRIQAGATSAQKAALSKLSPEMVSASTLAGDPITARLTAAPGNGASIGGLKVMTENGWFAARPSGTEDAYKIYCESFLGAEHRQQIEKEAVEIVSEVLKNA
- the potE gene encoding putrescine-ornithine antiporter gives rise to the protein MSKANKMGVVQLTILTMVNMMGSGIIMLPTKLAEVGTISIISWLVTAMGSMALAWAFAKCGMFSRKSGEMGGYAEYAFGKSGNFMANYTYGVSLLIANVAIAISAVGYGTELFGATLTPVQIGLATIGVLWICTVANFGGARITGQLSSITVWGVIIPVVGLCIIGWFWFSPTLYANSWNPHHVPFFTAVGSSIAMTLWAFLGLESACANAEVVENPEKNVPIAVLGGTLGAAVIYIVSTNVIAGIVPNMDLANSTAPFGLAFAQMFTPEVGKVIMGLMVMSCCGSLLGWQFTIAQVFKSSADEGYFPKIFSRVTKADAPVQGMLAIVIFQSGLSLMTISPSLNSQFNVLVNLAVVTNIIPYILSMAALVIIQKVAKVDPRKARAANIVALIGAIYSFYALYSSGQEAMLYGAMVTFMGWTLYGLVSPRFELKNKHS